In Musa acuminata AAA Group cultivar baxijiao chromosome BXJ2-3, Cavendish_Baxijiao_AAA, whole genome shotgun sequence, the following proteins share a genomic window:
- the LOC135608201 gene encoding G2/mitotic-specific cyclin S13-7-like — protein sequence MESRHLQAPVATLQQRGAAASPGRKQKAAAGGDEKNRRALGDIGNRVYFRDVDGKVQPQISLPVARFAAQVLENAQPAEPDKKPAFVAANVRGKEGAKAAKQKAAVKPKTEEVIEISSGDEGAKAAEQKVSVNLKTEEVIEISSGNADRRTSRKKVHTLTSVLTARSKVACEVVHKPNNLAHDIDELDADDELAVVDYVEDIYSFYRFAERYSRPRDYMGSQVEINAKMRSILADWLTEVHRKFELMPETLYLTFYIVDAYLSVETVRRRELQLVGVSSMLVACKYEEIWAPQVNDFIYISDRAYGREQILATEKAILNKLEWNLTVPTPYVFLVRFLKAAMSDEEMENMAFFFAELGLMHYSMVIKHRPSMLAASAVYAARWTLERSPRWTETLERHTGYDELQLGDCAQHLLSFHASAAESKLRAVYNKYSSSRRGAVALRSPATKPL from the exons aTGGAGTCAAGGCATCTGCAGGCTCCTGTGGCAACTCTGCAGCAGAGAG GTGCTGCTGCTTCACCAGGCAGAAAGCAGAAAGCGGCCGCAGGAGGTGACGAAAAGAACCGAAGAGCGCTTGGAGACATCGGAAATCGTGTTTACTTTCGAGATGTCGACGG AAAAGTGCAGCCTCAGATTTCTCTCCCTGTGGCTAG ATTTGCCGCTCAAGTGTTGGAGAATGCACAACCTGCCGAACCTGACAAG AAGCCAGCATTTGTAGCTGCCAATGTAAGAGGAAAAGAAGGTGCGAAAGCTGCGAAGCAGAAGGCTGCAGTCAAGCCAAAAACTGAGGAAGTAATTGAAATCAGTTCAGGAGATGAAGGTGCAAAAGCTGCTGAGCAGAAGGTCTCAGTAAACCTCAAAACAGAGGAAGTAATTGAGATCAGTTCAGGAAATGCTGATAGGAGAACTTCCAGGAAGAAGGTTCACACCCTCACTTCCGTACTTACTGCTCGAAGCAAG GTTGCTTGTGAAGTCGTCCATAAACCAAACAATCTGGCACACGATATTGATGAGTTGGATGCAGACGATGAGTTAGCTGTTGTCGATTATGTGGAAGACATATATAGCTTCTACAGATTCGCTGAG AGATACAGCAGACCTCGTGATTACATGGGTTCCCAGGTCGAGATCAATGCGAAGATGAGATCGATTCTTGCCGACTGGCTGACTGAAGTGCACCGCAAGTTTGAGCTGATGCCCGAGACACTATACCTAACGTTCTACATAGTCGATGCATACCTCTCAGTGGAAACTGTTCGGAGGAGGGAGTTGCAGCTTGTGGGGGTGAGCTCCATGCTCGTCGCCTGCAAATATGAGGAGATATGGGCTCCTCAG GTTAATGACTTCATCTACATTTCCGACCGCGCATATGGCAGAGAGCAGATCCTGGCGACAGAGAAAGCAATCTTGAACAAGCTTGAATGGAACCTTACTGTTCCCACGCCGTATGTTTTCCTTGTGCGTTTTCTCAAGGCGGCCATGTCCGATGAGGAG ATGGAGaacatggcatttttcttcgcggAGTTGGGTTTGATGCACTACTCGATGGTCATCAAGCATCGCCCGTCCATGCTCGCTGCCTCGGCGGTCTACGCCGCACGGTGGACGCTGGAGAGGAGCCCCCGGTGGACCGAGACGCTCGAGCGGCACACGGGATACGATGAGCTGCAGTTGGG GGACTGCGCGCAGCATTTGCTGAGCTTCCATGCGTCGGCCGCCGAGAGCAAGCTCAGAGCCGTCTACAACAAGTACTCCAGCTCGCGACGAGGAGCTGTCGCGTTGCGTTCTCCCGCTACGAAGCCGCTTTGA
- the LOC135608202 gene encoding uncharacterized protein LOC135608202 isoform X3: MQPKRRPLFPLLFFLSFAALLLVFSFHSTTSSSSRSSLLLSENHNPNPRFTFIIKLLTFDRIDSLRRCLRSLAAADYAGDRVHLHVLVDHFRPANGSSAPSVDRKLEESRRILDLIDRFRWVHGEKIVHYRTANVGLQAQWLEAWWPSSDDEFAFVVEDDLELSPLYYKFLKRLILKYYYDPANYDASIYGASLQRPRFVSGKKGNKLQLSSETRIFLYQMVGTWGQLLFPKPWKEFRLWYDEHKAKEIKPILQGMVTTGWYKRFGERIWTPWFIKFIHSRGYYNLYTNFKQERALSISHRDAGVNYGKTVGPDSSLLVDESLDFSLTELPPLRNLKWYDFCFAETHPGRIVSNFDQLRSILHSLKQKTIFVISLYQTTERIARNLICNLEKVGLVNFILLGGSPELLIDLARRGYPVVDTSQLISSIRQVKSIDLEHETDIIKEIWIKATTVQKCLEFGYDLWLIDGNMIPGSGLLPELPNPSYDFAIAKNAELLFVKSSPSSLKTWNDDYIHKVAAECKSLTGTNSPEMEHKNFAYLAMRGLDENAGARLWRLDDSDIGVKLGYDTMNHTESKLNMVFWDQEMALTSVQRELDRSGYLVHPT, encoded by the exons ATGCAACCGAAGCGGAGGCCCCTCTTTCCgctccttttcttcctctccttcgccgccctcctcctcgtcttctccTTCCACTCCACCACATCCTCCTCCTCCCgttcctccctcctcctctcagAAAACCATAATCCTAATCCTCGCTTCACTTTCATCATCAAACTCCTAACATTCGACCGCATCGACTCACTCCGCCGCTGCCTCCGCTCCCTTGCCGCCGCCGACTACGCTGGCGACCGCGTCCACCTCCACGTCCTCGTCGACCACTTCCGCCCCGCCAATGGATCGTCCGCCCCCTCGGTCGACCGCAAGCTGGAGGAGTCGCGCCGGATCCTAGATCTTATCGACCGGTTCCGGTGGGTCCACGGGGAGAAGATCGTTCACTACCGGACGGCCAACGTCGGGCTCCAGGCCCAGTGGCTGGAGGCCTGGTGGCCGAGCTCCGACGACGAGTTCGCTTTCGTGGTGGAGGATGACCTCGAGCTGTCGCCGCTGTACTATAAGTTCCTGAAACGGCTGATCTTGAAGTACTACTACGACCCGGCGAACTACGATGCGTCCATCTACGGGGCATCGCTGCAGCGGCCGAGGTTCGTTTCTG GTAAAAAAGGAAACAAGTTGCAACTGAGCAGTGAAACACGCATTTTCTTATACCAGATGGTTGGCACATGGGGTCAGCTTCTTTTTCCAAAACCTTGGAAGGAATTCCGTCTGTGGTATGATGAACATAAAGCCAAAGAAATCAAACCAATCCTGCAAGGCATG GTGACTACAGGATGGTACAAAAGGTTTGGTGAGAGAATATGGACTCCTTGGTTCATCAAATTCATTCATTCACGTGGGTACTACAATCTTTACACAAACTTTAAGCAAGAAAGAGCCCTTAGCATCTCTCACAGGGATGCAGGTGTAAACTATGGGAAGACGGTTGGTCCTGATTCGAGTTTGTTGGTGGATGAATCTCTTGATTTCAGTCTAACAGAACTGCCACCGTTAAGGAACTTAAAATGGTACGATTTCTGTTTTGCGGAGACACATCCAGGAAGAATTGTTAGTAACTTTGATCAACTCAGATCTATACTTCACTCTTTGAAGCAGAAAACAATATTTGTAATAAGTTTGTACCAGACAACAGAAAGGATTGCTAGAAACTTGATCTGCAACCTTGAAAAAGTTGGTTTGGTGAACTTCATTCTCCTTGGTGGCTCTCCAGAGTTATTGATTGACCTTGCCAGGAGAGGATATCCTGTAGTTGATACAAGTCAGTTGATTTCTAGCATTAGACAAGTCAAGTCAATAGATCTTGAACATGAAACAGACATCATAAAAGAGATCTGGATCAAAGCCACTACAGTTCAAAAGTGCCTGGAATTTGGTTATGACTTGTGGTTGATCGATGGCAATATGATTCCAGGTAGTGGTTTATTACCTGAGCTGCCAAATCCCTCATATGACTTTGCTATCGCAAAAAATGCAGAGCTGTTGTTCGTGAAGAGCTCCCCATCTTCTTTGAAAACATGGAATGATGATTATATCCACAAGGTGGCAGCAGAGTGCAAGTCCCTGACTGGAACCAATTCTCCGGAAATGGAACACAAGAATTTTGCATATCTTGCTATGAGAGGTTTAGATGAGAATGCTGGTGCGAGGCTATGGAGACTTGATGACTCAGATATTGGTGTGAAATTAGGATATGATACCATGAACCATACGGAAAGCAAACTGAATATGGTCTTTTGGGATCAGGAGATGGCATTAACTTCAGTACAGAGGGAACTGGACAGATCAG GATATTTGGTACACCCGACCTAG
- the LOC135608202 gene encoding uncharacterized protein LOC135608202 isoform X1, with protein MQPKRRPLFPLLFFLSFAALLLVFSFHSTTSSSSRSSLLLSENHNPNPRFTFIIKLLTFDRIDSLRRCLRSLAAADYAGDRVHLHVLVDHFRPANGSSAPSVDRKLEESRRILDLIDRFRWVHGEKIVHYRTANVGLQAQWLEAWWPSSDDEFAFVVEDDLELSPLYYKFLKRLILKYYYDPANYDASIYGASLQRPRFVSGKKGNKLQLSSETRIFLYQMVGTWGQLLFPKPWKEFRLWYDEHKAKEIKPILQGMVTTGWYKRFGERIWTPWFIKFIHSRGYYNLYTNFKQERALSISHRDAGVNYGKTVGPDSSLLVDESLDFSLTELPPLRNLKWYDFCFAETHPGRIVSNFDQLRSILHSLKQKTIFVISLYQTTERIARNLICNLEKVGLVNFILLGGSPELLIDLARRGYPVVDTSQLISSIRQVKSIDLEHETDIIKEIWIKATTVQKCLEFGYDLWLIDGNMIPGSGLLPELPNPSYDFAIAKNAELLFVKSSPSSLKTWNDDYIHKVAAECKSLTGTNSPEMEHKNFAYLAMRGLDENAGARLWRLDDSDIGVKLGYDTMNHTESKLNMVFWDQEMALTSVQRELDRSGIWTVICNLIFGLVYQDIWYTRPSL; from the exons ATGCAACCGAAGCGGAGGCCCCTCTTTCCgctccttttcttcctctccttcgccgccctcctcctcgtcttctccTTCCACTCCACCACATCCTCCTCCTCCCgttcctccctcctcctctcagAAAACCATAATCCTAATCCTCGCTTCACTTTCATCATCAAACTCCTAACATTCGACCGCATCGACTCACTCCGCCGCTGCCTCCGCTCCCTTGCCGCCGCCGACTACGCTGGCGACCGCGTCCACCTCCACGTCCTCGTCGACCACTTCCGCCCCGCCAATGGATCGTCCGCCCCCTCGGTCGACCGCAAGCTGGAGGAGTCGCGCCGGATCCTAGATCTTATCGACCGGTTCCGGTGGGTCCACGGGGAGAAGATCGTTCACTACCGGACGGCCAACGTCGGGCTCCAGGCCCAGTGGCTGGAGGCCTGGTGGCCGAGCTCCGACGACGAGTTCGCTTTCGTGGTGGAGGATGACCTCGAGCTGTCGCCGCTGTACTATAAGTTCCTGAAACGGCTGATCTTGAAGTACTACTACGACCCGGCGAACTACGATGCGTCCATCTACGGGGCATCGCTGCAGCGGCCGAGGTTCGTTTCTG GTAAAAAAGGAAACAAGTTGCAACTGAGCAGTGAAACACGCATTTTCTTATACCAGATGGTTGGCACATGGGGTCAGCTTCTTTTTCCAAAACCTTGGAAGGAATTCCGTCTGTGGTATGATGAACATAAAGCCAAAGAAATCAAACCAATCCTGCAAGGCATG GTGACTACAGGATGGTACAAAAGGTTTGGTGAGAGAATATGGACTCCTTGGTTCATCAAATTCATTCATTCACGTGGGTACTACAATCTTTACACAAACTTTAAGCAAGAAAGAGCCCTTAGCATCTCTCACAGGGATGCAGGTGTAAACTATGGGAAGACGGTTGGTCCTGATTCGAGTTTGTTGGTGGATGAATCTCTTGATTTCAGTCTAACAGAACTGCCACCGTTAAGGAACTTAAAATGGTACGATTTCTGTTTTGCGGAGACACATCCAGGAAGAATTGTTAGTAACTTTGATCAACTCAGATCTATACTTCACTCTTTGAAGCAGAAAACAATATTTGTAATAAGTTTGTACCAGACAACAGAAAGGATTGCTAGAAACTTGATCTGCAACCTTGAAAAAGTTGGTTTGGTGAACTTCATTCTCCTTGGTGGCTCTCCAGAGTTATTGATTGACCTTGCCAGGAGAGGATATCCTGTAGTTGATACAAGTCAGTTGATTTCTAGCATTAGACAAGTCAAGTCAATAGATCTTGAACATGAAACAGACATCATAAAAGAGATCTGGATCAAAGCCACTACAGTTCAAAAGTGCCTGGAATTTGGTTATGACTTGTGGTTGATCGATGGCAATATGATTCCAGGTAGTGGTTTATTACCTGAGCTGCCAAATCCCTCATATGACTTTGCTATCGCAAAAAATGCAGAGCTGTTGTTCGTGAAGAGCTCCCCATCTTCTTTGAAAACATGGAATGATGATTATATCCACAAGGTGGCAGCAGAGTGCAAGTCCCTGACTGGAACCAATTCTCCGGAAATGGAACACAAGAATTTTGCATATCTTGCTATGAGAGGTTTAGATGAGAATGCTGGTGCGAGGCTATGGAGACTTGATGACTCAGATATTGGTGTGAAATTAGGATATGATACCATGAACCATACGGAAAGCAAACTGAATATGGTCTTTTGGGATCAGGAGATGGCATTAACTTCAGTACAGAGGGAACTGGACAGATCAG GAATATGGACTGTCATTTGCAATCTCATCTTCGGCCTGGTGTATCAGGATATTTGGTACACCCGACCTAGTCTATGA
- the LOC135608202 gene encoding uncharacterized protein LOC135608202 isoform X2 gives MQPKRRPLFPLLFFLSFAALLLVFSFHSTTSSSSRSSLLLSENHNPNPRFTFIIKLLTFDRIDSLRRCLRSLAAADYAGDRVHLHVLVDHFRPANGSSAPSVDRKLEESRRILDLIDRFRWVHGEKIVHYRTANVGLQAQWLEAWWPSSDDEFAFVVEDDLELSPLYYKFLKRLILKYYYDPANYDASIYGASLQRPRFVSGKKGNKLQLSSETRIFLYQMVGTWGQLLFPKPWKEFRLWYDEHKAKEIKPILQGMVTTGWYKRFGERIWTPWFIKFIHSRGYYNLYTNFKQERALSISHRDAGVNYGKTVGPDSSLLVDESLDFSLTELPPLRNLKWYDFCFAETHPGRIVSNFDQLRSILHSLKQKTIFVISLYQTTERIARNLICNLEKVGLVNFILLGGSPELLIDLARRGYPVVDTSQLISSIRQVKSIDLEHETDIIKEIWIKATTVQKCLEFGYDLWLIDGNMIPGSGLLPELPNPSYDFAIAKNAELLFVKSSPSSLKTWNDDYIHKVAAECKSLTGTNSPEMEHKNFAYLAMRGLDENAGARLWRLDDSDIGVKLGYDTMNHTESKLNMVFWDQEMALTSVQRELDRSGMWLIDVDSSCVSVVCHKR, from the exons ATGCAACCGAAGCGGAGGCCCCTCTTTCCgctccttttcttcctctccttcgccgccctcctcctcgtcttctccTTCCACTCCACCACATCCTCCTCCTCCCgttcctccctcctcctctcagAAAACCATAATCCTAATCCTCGCTTCACTTTCATCATCAAACTCCTAACATTCGACCGCATCGACTCACTCCGCCGCTGCCTCCGCTCCCTTGCCGCCGCCGACTACGCTGGCGACCGCGTCCACCTCCACGTCCTCGTCGACCACTTCCGCCCCGCCAATGGATCGTCCGCCCCCTCGGTCGACCGCAAGCTGGAGGAGTCGCGCCGGATCCTAGATCTTATCGACCGGTTCCGGTGGGTCCACGGGGAGAAGATCGTTCACTACCGGACGGCCAACGTCGGGCTCCAGGCCCAGTGGCTGGAGGCCTGGTGGCCGAGCTCCGACGACGAGTTCGCTTTCGTGGTGGAGGATGACCTCGAGCTGTCGCCGCTGTACTATAAGTTCCTGAAACGGCTGATCTTGAAGTACTACTACGACCCGGCGAACTACGATGCGTCCATCTACGGGGCATCGCTGCAGCGGCCGAGGTTCGTTTCTG GTAAAAAAGGAAACAAGTTGCAACTGAGCAGTGAAACACGCATTTTCTTATACCAGATGGTTGGCACATGGGGTCAGCTTCTTTTTCCAAAACCTTGGAAGGAATTCCGTCTGTGGTATGATGAACATAAAGCCAAAGAAATCAAACCAATCCTGCAAGGCATG GTGACTACAGGATGGTACAAAAGGTTTGGTGAGAGAATATGGACTCCTTGGTTCATCAAATTCATTCATTCACGTGGGTACTACAATCTTTACACAAACTTTAAGCAAGAAAGAGCCCTTAGCATCTCTCACAGGGATGCAGGTGTAAACTATGGGAAGACGGTTGGTCCTGATTCGAGTTTGTTGGTGGATGAATCTCTTGATTTCAGTCTAACAGAACTGCCACCGTTAAGGAACTTAAAATGGTACGATTTCTGTTTTGCGGAGACACATCCAGGAAGAATTGTTAGTAACTTTGATCAACTCAGATCTATACTTCACTCTTTGAAGCAGAAAACAATATTTGTAATAAGTTTGTACCAGACAACAGAAAGGATTGCTAGAAACTTGATCTGCAACCTTGAAAAAGTTGGTTTGGTGAACTTCATTCTCCTTGGTGGCTCTCCAGAGTTATTGATTGACCTTGCCAGGAGAGGATATCCTGTAGTTGATACAAGTCAGTTGATTTCTAGCATTAGACAAGTCAAGTCAATAGATCTTGAACATGAAACAGACATCATAAAAGAGATCTGGATCAAAGCCACTACAGTTCAAAAGTGCCTGGAATTTGGTTATGACTTGTGGTTGATCGATGGCAATATGATTCCAGGTAGTGGTTTATTACCTGAGCTGCCAAATCCCTCATATGACTTTGCTATCGCAAAAAATGCAGAGCTGTTGTTCGTGAAGAGCTCCCCATCTTCTTTGAAAACATGGAATGATGATTATATCCACAAGGTGGCAGCAGAGTGCAAGTCCCTGACTGGAACCAATTCTCCGGAAATGGAACACAAGAATTTTGCATATCTTGCTATGAGAGGTTTAGATGAGAATGCTGGTGCGAGGCTATGGAGACTTGATGACTCAGATATTGGTGTGAAATTAGGATATGATACCATGAACCATACGGAAAGCAAACTGAATATGGTCTTTTGGGATCAGGAGATGGCATTAACTTCAGTACAGAGGGAACTGGACAGATCAGGTATGTGGTTGATCGATGTGGATTCTTCATGTGTTTCTGTTGTTTGCCATAAGAGATAG
- the LOC135608203 gene encoding probable mediator of RNA polymerase II transcription subunit 26b, whose protein sequence is MASSSSSVDYWRRFFRSANSDIFEVIEQAILVAASDYPQQFRSRRDQIVEKIFTALLPRCFGCDRVELRGAEGEEGHGSVRRVGEKDSKVDSSNDGPEFSNRVVSNYSYDEAEALTEEIEEEGQIVGEVMRIKEILANHHEESDNFLFESLRRLQLMELSVDVLKATEIGRAVNGLRKHNSKQIRHLVRALIDGWKVLVDEWVRATAAIADNSPDSVNPSVVDDEDGLPSPPLDEGALFATQTTSIQLSEFFDGMDDDGNFRNNGEFHKRWEHGRRPTENHESLRKQQPMQQPFTREEKVEMKQDPEQSIFAEGVGHSRRQEPHRSATPEEKLRRQEPQMRQSKPHEICLGQAKSQNVLPKQSNPVISESGPGRPVKIGFEQKVCNETKFKQPRDNAALQRKPPMIPRDKSKYSEEAPVQAKLEATKRKLHEGYQQAENAKKQRTIQVMELHDIPKQAHNRHPILKSRNHLRNWANGRH, encoded by the exons ATGGCGAGCTCGTCCAGCTCGGTTGATTACTGGAGGAGGTTCTTCCGGAGCGCCAATTCTGATATCTTCGAGGTCATCGAGCAAGCGATCCTCGTGGCGGCGTCGGATTACCCCCAGCAGTTCCGGAGCAGGAGGGATCAGATCGTGGAGAAGATCTTCACCGCGCTGCTGCCGCGGTGCTTCGGCTGTGACCGGGTCGAGCTGCGAGGGGCCGAGGGGGAGGAAGGGCACGGCAGCGTGCGGAGGGTCGGAGAGAAGGACAGCAAGGTGGACAGCAGCAACGACGGGCCCGAGTTCTCGAATCGGGTGGTGAGCAACTACTCGTACGACGAGGCAGAGGCGCTCACGGAGGAGATCGAAGAGGAGGGTCAAATCGTTGGCGAGGTCATGAGGATCAAGGAGATCCTTGCCAACCATCATGAGGAG TCTGATAATTTCTTGTTCGAGTCACTGAGGAGGCTGCAATTGATGGAGCTTTCTGTTGATGTCTTGAAG GCGACCGAGATTGGAAGGGCTGTCAATGGCCTCCGTAAACACAACTCAAAGCAAATTCGCCACCTAGTTCGTGCTCTCATCGA TGGTTGGAAGGTTTTGGTTGATGAATGGGTCAGGGCTACTGCTGCCATTGCCG ATAACTCCCCGGACTCTGTAAATCCTTCTGTCGTGGATGATGAGGATGGCCTTCCTTCTCCCCCGTTAGATGAAGGAGCTCTATTCGCCACTCAGACAACTTCCATCCAGCTCTCCGAG TTCTTTGATGGAATGGATGACGATGGAA ATTTTCGAAATAATGGGGAGTTTCACAAGAGGTGGGAACATGGACGACGACCTACAGAGAATCATGAATCATTAAGGAAACAGCAGCCGATGCAACAACCTTTTACTCGAGAAGAAAAAGTGGAGATGAAACAAGATCCGGAGCAGTCTATTTTTGCAGAAGGGGTGGGACACTCGAGGCGGCAAGAACCACATCGATCAGCTACCCCAGAAGAGAAGCTAAGAAGACAAGAACCACAAATGAGGCAATCAAAGCCACATGAGATCTGTCTCGGGCAAGCAAAGTCCCAAAACGTTCTACCCAAGCAAAGCAACCCTGTGATTTCTGAATCTGGGCCTGGAAGACCAGTTAAAATTGGCTTTGAGCAAAAAGTATGCAACGAAACGAAATTTAAACAGCCACGAGACAATGCTGCACTTCAAAGGAAGCCACCGATGATCCCACGGGAT AAATCAAAGTACTCTGAAGAAGCTCCAGTTCAGGCTAAGCTGGAAGCCACAAAACGGAAGCTTCATGAAGGATACCAGCAAGCCGAAAATG CAAAAAAGCAGCGAACGATACAAGTAATGGAGTTACATGACATTCCAAAGCAGGCACACAACAGGCATCCTATTCTGAAATCCAGAAACCACCTGAGGAATTGGGCAAATGGGCGGCACTAG
- the LOC135607613 gene encoding LOW QUALITY PROTEIN: putative disease resistance protein RGA3 (The sequence of the model RefSeq protein was modified relative to this genomic sequence to represent the inferred CDS: inserted 1 base in 1 codon): protein MSADSVLSAFMQVVLERAFIAARQELGLILGVSKELNKLSRTLDTIHAVLEDAEEKQIRNAAVRDWLRHLKDIAYEADDLLDAFNFRALRRKVEGGERTWQVFRVFSSCFGLRHALLRSRMAHQIMEIRKKLDEMAKERDNLQLRELTDGTSRTESLRRPPTSSLVDESNVLGREEDRDEIVRFLVSQESSSRNLPVLPIVGFGGLGKTTLAQXVYNDARVTNHFDLKMWVFVSCNYNAVRLTKSMVEAATKKKSDLTDLNMLQETLVEELRGKRFLLILDDVWNEVRANWDRTRLPLNAGRSRSKVVITTRIKRVAQIMGTVPPYHLKRLSKDASWTLFRRSAFAGGEFAGNHKLQAIGKEIVSKLDGIPLAAKTIGSMLFARRDEVDWRKILKSEFWELPANENDILPPLKLSYQTLPSHLKQCFSYCSIFQKGYEFDKDKLVKIWMGQGFLQHQGTKQMEDTGAEYFDDAYLETERVFLGLPKGITNLINLRHLEEDSRLISSVAGIGKLTCLQELPIFKIHQQIGHRISELKDMTEIRGSLCVLNLENVADAEEARQARLSYKQHLQKLQLEWNAHSAGSFRDEDILECLQPHESLKELHIEGYNGSRFLSWPPPTSGTAALPYSPRNARTGWDQASWSGVLRPW from the exons ATGTCGGCAGACTCCGTGTTGTCGGCCTTCATGCAGGTGGTGCTCGAGAGGGCGTTCATCGCCGCTCGCCAGGAGCTGGGATTGATCCTCGGAGTCAGCAAGGAGCTGAACAAGCTCTCCCGCACGCTCGACACCATCCACGCCGTGCTGGAGGACGCTGAGGAGAAGCAAATCAGGAACGCTGCCGTGCGTGATTGGCTTCGGCACCTCAAAGACATTGCCTACGAAGCCGATGACTTGCTGGATGCGTTCAACTTCCGAGCCCTGCGGCGTAAGGTGGAGGGTGGAGAACGAACCTGGCAGGTGTTCCGTGTCTTCTCTTCTTGTTTCGGCTTGAGACATGCCCTGCTCCGCAGCAGGATGGCGCATCAGATCATGGAGATCAGGAAGAAACTCGATGAGATGGCGAAAGAGCGAGACAACCTTCAACTCCGAGAGCTGACCGACGGTACCAGCAGAACCGAAAGTCTTCGTCGGCCGCCGACGAGCTCACTGGTGGATGAGTCGAACGTGCTCGGCAGAGAGGAAGACCGGGATGAGATTGTaagattcttggtgtctcaagagtCTTCCTCGAGGAACTTGCCGGTCCTTCCCATCGTCGGCTTCGGGGGTCTCGGGAAGACGACGCTGGCTC AAGTCTACAACGACGCAAGGGTGACCAATCATTTCGATCTCAAGATGTGGGTGTTTGTCTCCTGCAACTACAATGCCGTCAGGCTCACCAAGTCGATGGTAGAAGctgcaaccaagaagaaatccgaTCTCACCGACCTAAACATGCTGCAGGAGACTCTGGTGGAGGAATTGAGAGGAAAGAGGTTCTTGCTCATACTCGACGACGTCTGGAATGAGGTCCGTGCTAACTGGGACAGAACACGCCTTCCCCTGAACGCCGGTAGGAGCCGGAGCAAAGTGGTGATCACGACACGGATCAAACGGGTTGCACAAATCATGGGCACAGTGCCTCCCTACCATTTGAAGAGGCTATCGAAGGATGCCAGTTGGACCCTCTTTAGGAGGTCCGCATTTGCCGGAGGAGAATTCGCCGGGAACCACAAACTGCAAGCCATTGGGAAGGAGATCGTATCGAAGCTGGACGGCATACCATTGGCGGCCAAAACCATAGGAAGCATGTTGTTCGCGAGACGAGATGAGGTCGACTGGCGGAAGATCTTGAAAAGTGAGTTCTGGGAGTTGCCGGCGAATGAGAACGACATCTTGCCACCTCTCAAGTTGAGCTATCAGACGCTCCCCTCGCATCTGAAACAATGCTTCTCCTACTGCTCCATATTTCAGAAAGGTTACGAGTTCGACAAAGATAAGCTGGTCAAAATCTGGATGGGGCAAGGATTCCTGCAACACCAGGGTACGAAGCAGATGGAAGACACAGGAGCTGAGTACTTCGACGATGCAT ACCTTGAGACAGAGAGAGTGTTTCTGGGGTTACCCAAAGGGATAACCAATCTGATAAACCTACGGCATCTGGAAGAAGACAGCAGACTGATCTCGAGTGTGGCTGGGATTGGGAAACTGACCTGCCTCCAGGAACTGCCTATATTCAAGATTCATCAGCAGATCGGACATAGGATATCGGAGCTGAAAGATATGACGGAGATCCGAGGAAGTCTCTGCGTTTTGAATCTGGAGAATGTGGCCGATGCCGAAGAAGCAAGACAGGCCAGATTGAGCTACAAACAACATCTGCAGAAGCTGCAACTAGAATGGAACGCTCACAGTGCGGGCAGCTTTAGAGATGAGGACATACTCGAATGCCTGCAACCACATGAGAGCCTCAAAGAGCTTCATATAGAAGGCTACAATGGCAGCAGGTTCCTCAGCTGG CCTCCTCCCACCTCTGGGACGGCTGCGCTTCCTTACTCACCTAGAAATGCAAGGACTGGATGGGATCAAGCATCTTGGTCCGGAGTTCTGCGGCCATGGTAG